GTTTATATCGGCGGCCCTGACTTTGGCGCACGCCATAATGCAGGCAACTCGCTTAGCGACATCGCTGAATTGGTGGGGTTTGCCCATCGGTATGCGGCAAAGGTTTTTGTTACGCTAAACACCATTCTGCATGACGATGAACTGAAACCGGCGGAACGTTTGATCCATCAGCTTTATGAAGCCGGCGTGGATGCCCTTATCGTTCAGGATTTGGGTATTCTCGAATTGGATATCCCGCCGATTGAGCTACATGCCAGCACTCAAACCGATATTCGTAGCGTTGAAAAAGCCAAGTTTTTATCTGACGTCGGCTTTTCGCAAATCGTTTTAGCCCGCGAGCTCAACCTGAATCAAATTAAAGCCATCAGCGATAACATTGACGCCACGGTTGAATTTTTTATTCACGGTGCGCTATGCGTGGCTTATTCCGGCCAGTGCTATATCTCGCATGCCCAAACCGGCCGCAGTGCGAACCGGGGCGATTGCTCGCAGGCATGCCGCTTGCCTTATACGCTTAAAGACGATCAGGGCCGCGTTGTCGCTTACGAAAAACATCTTCTGTCGATGAAAGACAACGATCAAAGCCAAAACCTGATCGCATTAATTGATGCCGGCGTGCGCTCATTCAAAATTGAAGGGCGCTATAAGGATATGAGCTATGTGAAAAACATCACGGCTTACTATCGCCAGCACCTTGATGCGATTATGACGGCAAGGCCAGAGCTGGCTCCGGAGTCAATGGGGCGCACCGAGCACTTTTTTGTCCCGTCGCCTGATAAAACCTTCCATCGCGGCAGCACCGACTATTTTGTTAACCAGCGTCAAATGGACATCGGCGCATTCGATTCACCGAAATTTGTGGGTTTGCCTATTGGCGAAGTGCTAAAGGTCGGGAAAGATCACGTCGATGTGAGCGTAACGGAGCCATTGACCAATGGCGATGGTCTGAACGTATTGATTAAGCGTGATATTGTCGGCTTCCGCGCCAGTAAAGTGGAAAAGATTGCCGCCAATAGCTTCCGGGTATGGCCAAACGAAATGCTGGATGCGCTGAAAAATGTGCGTCCGCATCATCCGTTAAATCGCAATCTGGATCATAACTGGCAGCAGGCGTTGCTGAAAACCTCAAGCGAGCGTCGAATTGGCGTCAAACTACGCCTGAGCGGAAATGAAAATCAGCTGATGTTAACGGCCACTACGGCAGACGGCGTTAGCGTTACCCAAACGCTGGAAGGCTGCTTTGAGATTGCCAAACAGCCGGAGAAAGCCTTCAATAATTTGCACGATGGTCTGGCTAAACTAGGGCAGAGTATCTATTTCTCTGAGGGCATTGAGATTAACCTGCCAGCGGCGTATTTCGTGCCTAATGGCTTACTCAATCAGCTGCGCCGCGACACCATAGACATGCTGACCGAAGCGCGTTTGCATGCCTATCAGCGTGGCAGCCGTAAAGCGGTTTCAGTGCCAGCGCCGGTTTACCCCGAAACACACCTGACGTTTTTAGCTAACGTATATAACCATAAAGCGCGTGAGTTCTATCAGCGCTATGGCGTGCAGTTGATTGATGCGGCCTACGAGGCGCACGAAGAGAAAGGCGATGTTCCGGTGATGATCACCAAGCACTGCCTGCGCTTTGCCTTCAACCTATGCCCTAAACAGGCCAAAGGCGTGCAGGGTGTGAAAGGGCGAGCGTCACCGATGCAGCTGGTGCATCAGGATGAAGTGCTAACGCTGAAGTTCGATTGCAAACCGTGCGAAATGCACGTGATTGGAAAAATCAAAAACCACATTCTGAAAATGCCGCTGGCTGGCAGCGTCGTGGCATCGGTAACGCCTGACGAATTGCTGAAAACGTTGCCGCGCAAGTCAGCGACCGCGCCTAAAACTAAAGCTCGTCGCTAGCTATTTGCGCTAAATTGGGCTGCGTTCCATAGAACCTTGATAAGAGCCTCTCCACCCACCGGAGAGGCTTTTTTGATAACTATTTTCTCTGGCGGGTTATATGGTCAATATCCGCGCAGGATAGGCCAATATCTTTCAGCTGCTGCGCACTCATACGATGTAAATCGTTATACGCTTTTCTCCGCATACGCCACGTTTGCCAATGTTGGTACAGCCCCATGAAAAACAGATAAAACGGCGACTGTAAAAACGGTTTTTTGGCTTGGTTTTCGTCATATCCCATCATGCTACTCCTCGCGGTTTCGATACCAATATCATTGCGCGAAGCCAGCACACATCACAGATACAAAAATAACTTTTATTTAACATACAGATTGCGCATTATGCGATCTGAATGGTCAAAATCGTGGCCAACTGTACTGGTTTTCGCCTGAAATTTTAGCGAATAACGATCTTAAGCAATGATAGAGAAGGGCAACCATGACGCGCTATCAGCATCTCGCCGATTTATTAGCACATCGAATTGAAGCTGGGCTGTATCAAAGCGGAGAGCGCTTGCCCTCGGTTCGCACGCTGAGTGAGGAACATGCCGTCAGCATCAGCACCGTGCAACAGGCATATCATTTGCTTGAAGATAGACAGCTCATCACGCCGCAGCCACGGTCGGGATATTATGTTACCCTCCGCAAACACACGCCGCCCGCGCCGGCGATCAGCCGACCCGCCCAACGTCCGGTTGAAATAACGCAGTGGGGATGTGTTCTCGATCGCCTTAATGAAGAACCCGATAACGATGCCATTCCTTTCGGCAGCGGTTCGCCGGATATGTGCCAGCCCACAATGGCTCCGTTATGGAAAGCGATGACTCGACTTATGCAGGCGCAAGACAGCCGCGTCTTGAATTACGATCCGGTGTACGGTTCTCAGGCCCTGCGGGAACAGGTTGCGCGCTTGGCCATTGATTCGGGGTGTCATTTAAACCCTGCTGATATCATCATCACCCATGGTTGTCATGAGGCGCTGATCGTGGCAATACGCGCGGCGTGTCAGGAGGGCGATATCGTGGCGGTGGAATCACCTGCGTTTCATGGGATCATGCAAAAGCTGCGTGGTTCCAAAATAAAAGTGATCGAAATTCCGACGGACTCAAGCACCGGTATTAGCGTTGAAGCCTTAAAATTGGCGCTTGAGCAGTGGCCGATTAAAGCAGTGATGTTGGTGCCTAACTGCAATAATCCGCTGGGATTTATCATGCCTGAGCAACGCAAGCGGGAATTATTGTCGCTGGCGCAATGCTACGATATCGCCATTATTGAAGACGATGTGTATGGCGATTTAGCCTTTGAGTATCCTCGCCCGATCACCATTAAATCACTGGATACCGATGGCCGCGTATTGCTGTGCAGCTCCTTCTCTAAAACGGTTGCTCCGGGGCTTCGCGTTGGTTGGATTGCACCAGGGCGCTATTTTGATCGCGTGGTCTACATGAAATACACCGGAACCGGCGCATCAGCTTCCCATCCGCAGTTAGCCATTGCGGAGTTTATCAAGTCCGGGGGGTATCAAACTCATCTGCGCCGCATGCGCAAATATTATCAGCAGAATCTCGAGAAATTTACCTGTCGAGTGAGAGAGTACTTTCCCTGTGGCATATGCGTTAGCCGCCCGCAGGGGGGATTCATGATGTGGATTGAGCTCCCTGAACATTTTGACTCCGTGCGTTTAAGCCTCGAACTCAGCGAAGCCAAAGTGCAGTTTGTCATTGGCTCAATGTTCTCTGCGTCGGGGAAATATCGAAATTGTTTGCGATTAAATTACGGACTGCCTTATAGCGATAAAGTCGATCAAGGCTTACAAAAACTGGCTAAGGCGATTGAGTGCGCCATGTTGGAATGTCAGATGCAAATAGCGGCGAAAGGCTAAAATGGCGTTATCCTAGGTAGCTTCGGTGAGCTGTAATAAAGTAAGTTATTCACAGTACAGCCAAGAAAAAATGATAGGGTGTTAACCTGATTACTGGCTCGCTTCGTTATGAGTTTAATGAGTTTAATGAGTTTAATGAGTTTAATGAGTCGTTTATGTGATCAAGGTGGTTATATGTCTCTCAATATTGAAAATAGTTTTAATACCGCTAATGTAAATACCGAAAGGATGATTAATACCCAGCACAATACAAATCTTCCTGAGACGAATTTATGGGCCGGAGTTAAAGAATTTTTCTGTTCTACCCATCAGGAAGAGGCCAGAGAATGTATTTATAAAATGTCACATCACGATGAGCTCCATTTGGCTCCAGAAGAAATTAAGGATATTTTTACCAAACTATCGAGCTTAATATCTCCTGGGTGGAAAGGGCAGCTTCATATCGACAGTAACTGCGCCTTAAATGAATATACTATCCGCGAGAAAAATGGTGGGGTACTGCACGCCGTTAAGGTCTCTGCTCCTGAAGCAATCCAGAGTGAAACATACACGGATACAACGTCATCCTTCAGGCTAGCCAAGGAAATACTCAAGTTATATCCTATTGATACCAAAAACTCTTTAGATAATATAGATAGGCTGATCGTGTTTGGCGATAGCCTCTCTGACACAAAAGGCAGAATGTTTGAAAAAACACACCGCATCTTTCCTTCCTATAGTCAATATTATGAAGGAAGATTTACTAATGGATTTGTCTGGAGCGATTTTCTTTCATCCCCTTCATTTTTAAAAAAAGAGATTATTAATTTTTCTGAGGGAGGAAGCACTTCGGCAAGCTATTCATGTTTTAACGTTGTCGGGGATTTCTTATCAAATTTAGATAAGCAAATGAAATCTTACTCACCGTCAAATAAGGACCTGGCTATTTTCTTATTAGGCGCAAATGATTACATCACACTGCATAAAAGTAATGTGGTGACAGTGGTTGAACAACAAATTCACGATATTGAAAAAATATTATCTCGCGGGGTTAAAAATATTCTTATTATGGGATTGCCCGATTTATCTGCTACGCCTAGCGCAAAAATATCTGGTGATAAAGAGATAATGAAAGACGCGACGGTAGCCCACAACGCATTATTGCAAAGTAAAGTTGAGGAATTGAACAAAGTATATCCAAAAAGTACTGTTTTGTATTTTGATACATTCTCAGCGTTTAACAAAATAACGAAAGTCGCCCATGAGATTGGTTATGATACAAACCATGCCTATACTGAGCATGGCTACATTCATCGTCTTGATGAAAAAGATCCCAAGTTAAATATCAGGCCGCAATATATTTATAATGACCATGTGCATCCGACGCAGGAAGTTCATCATTGTTTTGCGACTATGCTAGAGAGTTTTATACTCAATAATTATGGTACTGCGACACACATAAAGCCTGAGACTCAAAAAACACGCTAATCGCTGATGAAATCTAAGTCTTGTGCATAAAAATCAATGGCTTTGCGAAAGGCTAAAATGGAATCATCCTGTGTGGTGCTGGTGAGCAGTAATAGGGTATCACGCAGGGCGCTTTTAGCATCGCCCACGCTGTATTTAGCCAAGGCATAAAACACCTGTAATGCTTTATCATCAGGAAATTCGGCGGTTGCACGCGTAAGCAAATCCAACGATTGCTGATAGTGTCCGGTCACGCGATAGGTGCTACCGAGTCCAAGATAGGCTTCCTTTAAATCAGCCTCAGGCAATCCTAAGGCAATCGCTTTTTCATAATAAGGGATCGCGCGATTCTCTTGCCCCAAACCATCACAGGCCCATGCCGCATAGTAGTGCATTAACGCGGAGTCCGGCTCGATAACTAATTGCGCGATAGCGGCATCTAATGCAGATGCATAGTTTTTGTTTTTCAAGGCCGATAGAATCATATTTCCTCGCAGGTTAATAACCTTTTGCCAAGATCTCTGCATAGCGGCGGAAAATAAAGATGCACCACATCAGAGAAACCAGTGCCAGAATAGCGCCGATATAACCAATATTTGCCATGCTTAAATGAATACTCACCTGATTTCCCAGTAACGCGCCTGCGCCAATGCCGATATTAAAGATGCAAGAATAGAGCGACATGGCCACGTCAGTGGCATCCGGCGCCATTGCCAAGACTTTCACCTGCATGCCAAGGCCAATCGTCATGATGGCGATCCCCCACACGACACACAGTAAAGCAATCCACATTGGGCTTGATGCAGCAGGAAGCAATAAGACTAAGCTCAATGCCAGCAGCACAATGGCACCAATGATCAGCGTGGCAGGGTGCTTATTTCCTAGCATGCTAAACAGTACGCTGCCGATGATCCCTGCGGCCCCGAGCACCAGCAACAGCATAGTGGCGAAGCCTTGGCTCATCAGCGCAACGCTCTGAATAAACGGCTCAATATAGCTGTATGCCGTGTAGTGCGCTGTGACCACCACGACGGTGAGTGCGTATAAACACAGCAACGCCGGGCGCTTCATTAAGATTGGAATGCTTTTCAGTGAACCTGAATGCTCGCTAGGAAGTTTAGGTAATAGCTTAATGACACAAATCAGCGTCATGGTAGCCACAATGCCAATCACCATAAACGTGGTTCGCCAGCCTAAATACTGCCCGATAATGCGGCCAAGCGGCAGCCCAAGCACCATCGCCAAGGCCGTGCCCGTGGCTAATAAACTCAACGCCTGCGCTTTCTTACCTGCTGGGGCTAAACGAATAGCCAGCGATGCGGTAATTGACCAAAACACCGCGTGAGCCAATGCAATGCCGATACGCGAAAGAACGAGGATCCAGAAATTCCACGCCACCACCGAAAGTGCATGGCTGGCGATAAACAGGATGAAGATCTTCACCAATAACCCGCGCCGCTCCATTTGGCTGGTCATCAGCATGAACGGCAGTGACATCAGCCCAACAACCCAAGCATAAATCGTCAGCATCAGGCCGACCTGCGCGGTGCTCATTGAGAAACTGGCCGCGATGTCTGAAAGCAAGCCAACGGGAACAAATTCAGTGGTATTAAAAATAAAGGCGGCAACGGCAAGCGTAACCACTCTTAA
This is a stretch of genomic DNA from Hafnia alvei. It encodes these proteins:
- a CDS encoding U32 family peptidase gives rise to the protein MLRSDVLPKITHKNKIELLSPARDVAIAREAILHGADAVYIGGPDFGARHNAGNSLSDIAELVGFAHRYAAKVFVTLNTILHDDELKPAERLIHQLYEAGVDALIVQDLGILELDIPPIELHASTQTDIRSVEKAKFLSDVGFSQIVLARELNLNQIKAISDNIDATVEFFIHGALCVAYSGQCYISHAQTGRSANRGDCSQACRLPYTLKDDQGRVVAYEKHLLSMKDNDQSQNLIALIDAGVRSFKIEGRYKDMSYVKNITAYYRQHLDAIMTARPELAPESMGRTEHFFVPSPDKTFHRGSTDYFVNQRQMDIGAFDSPKFVGLPIGEVLKVGKDHVDVSVTEPLTNGDGLNVLIKRDIVGFRASKVEKIAANSFRVWPNEMLDALKNVRPHHPLNRNLDHNWQQALLKTSSERRIGVKLRLSGNENQLMLTATTADGVSVTQTLEGCFEIAKQPEKAFNNLHDGLAKLGQSIYFSEGIEINLPAAYFVPNGLLNQLRRDTIDMLTEARLHAYQRGSRKAVSVPAPVYPETHLTFLANVYNHKAREFYQRYGVQLIDAAYEAHEEKGDVPVMITKHCLRFAFNLCPKQAKGVQGVKGRASPMQLVHQDEVLTLKFDCKPCEMHVIGKIKNHILKMPLAGSVVASVTPDELLKTLPRKSATAPKTKARR
- a CDS encoding DUF1127 domain-containing protein, whose product is MMGYDENQAKKPFLQSPFYLFFMGLYQHWQTWRMRRKAYNDLHRMSAQQLKDIGLSCADIDHITRQRK
- a CDS encoding PLP-dependent aminotransferase family protein; translated protein: MTRYQHLADLLAHRIEAGLYQSGERLPSVRTLSEEHAVSISTVQQAYHLLEDRQLITPQPRSGYYVTLRKHTPPAPAISRPAQRPVEITQWGCVLDRLNEEPDNDAIPFGSGSPDMCQPTMAPLWKAMTRLMQAQDSRVLNYDPVYGSQALREQVARLAIDSGCHLNPADIIITHGCHEALIVAIRAACQEGDIVAVESPAFHGIMQKLRGSKIKVIEIPTDSSTGISVEALKLALEQWPIKAVMLVPNCNNPLGFIMPEQRKRELLSLAQCYDIAIIEDDVYGDLAFEYPRPITIKSLDTDGRVLLCSSFSKTVAPGLRVGWIAPGRYFDRVVYMKYTGTGASASHPQLAIAEFIKSGGYQTHLRRMRKYYQQNLEKFTCRVREYFPCGICVSRPQGGFMMWIELPEHFDSVRLSLELSEAKVQFVIGSMFSASGKYRNCLRLNYGLPYSDKVDQGLQKLAKAIECAMLECQMQIAAKG
- a CDS encoding type III secretion system effector, with the translated sequence MSLNIENSFNTANVNTERMINTQHNTNLPETNLWAGVKEFFCSTHQEEARECIYKMSHHDELHLAPEEIKDIFTKLSSLISPGWKGQLHIDSNCALNEYTIREKNGGVLHAVKVSAPEAIQSETYTDTTSSFRLAKEILKLYPIDTKNSLDNIDRLIVFGDSLSDTKGRMFEKTHRIFPSYSQYYEGRFTNGFVWSDFLSSPSFLKKEIINFSEGGSTSASYSCFNVVGDFLSNLDKQMKSYSPSNKDLAIFLLGANDYITLHKSNVVTVVEQQIHDIEKILSRGVKNILIMGLPDLSATPSAKISGDKEIMKDATVAHNALLQSKVEELNKVYPKSTVLYFDTFSAFNKITKVAHEIGYDTNHAYTEHGYIHRLDEKDPKLNIRPQYIYNDHVHPTQEVHHCFATMLESFILNNYGTATHIKPETQKTR
- a CDS encoding tetratricopeptide repeat protein, translated to MILSALKNKNYASALDAAIAQLVIEPDSALMHYYAAWACDGLGQENRAIPYYEKAIALGLPEADLKEAYLGLGSTYRVTGHYQQSLDLLTRATAEFPDDKALQVFYALAKYSVGDAKSALRDTLLLLTSTTQDDSILAFRKAIDFYAQDLDFISD
- a CDS encoding sugar transporter, which gives rise to MNPTPVSRKTAWLRVVTLAVAAFIFNTTEFVPVGLLSDIAASFSMSTAQVGLMLTIYAWVVGLMSLPFMLMTSQMERRGLLVKIFILFIASHALSVVAWNFWILVLSRIGIALAHAVFWSITASLAIRLAPAGKKAQALSLLATGTALAMVLGLPLGRIIGQYLGWRTTFMVIGIVATMTLICVIKLLPKLPSEHSGSLKSIPILMKRPALLCLYALTVVVVTAHYTAYSYIEPFIQSVALMSQGFATMLLLVLGAAGIIGSVLFSMLGNKHPATLIIGAIVLLALSLVLLLPAASSPMWIALLCVVWGIAIMTIGLGMQVKVLAMAPDATDVAMSLYSCIFNIGIGAGALLGNQVSIHLSMANIGYIGAILALVSLMWCIFIFRRYAEILAKGY